Proteins found in one Blastocatellia bacterium genomic segment:
- a CDS encoding c-type cytochrome: MEERENLPSTADDTPPDDPIADKSLSGPTLLFSTLLILSLIWALWDELEGQRPWKDYQRDFVRLYANHLKKLEREQRAEEKRVTESAEYQQIVQELEVAEREVASRVKEIDQRVAFINKQIEIVSRPFQDKRSRIAAITYDLEHASSEKKKQSYRNEIQEVKNEAVEVELLDEANPKAVKPQKLNFDQLQALFNQLKDEKAKLLSERVQLTEKVTELSKKRENYLKENLIGLTPAQIRGLQEKLKQFPIEIKQINIEKIGLVDRCESCHLGTREPVILTAANMGRRREFISHPNRELLTIHDPERFGCTTCHNGNGRATKSIEYAHGTNKHWPWPLFPKGNYEAGCVQCHQNDRVLDHAPILTKGRDLYQNKGCVGCHRYEGFDKETDYLIAARQEMIKIETTQKANLLEIARLTREADRARSNEEAQQLNAQAERLRVKNSELDARIDALNQKAKYLMLDRKMVGPNLKEAKLKLRKEWIPVWLKDPQAFRPGTKMPRFRLTDDEVQALSAFIWQSAYSSPTLPPQKPGDPVRGKEAFESRGCLACHSIGEGAGRIGGDFAANLSRLGEKTNLDYIVRWVHNPRQRSRPYCPKEKRDLGPEDYAKHNLPFVFDQDHSTCPNDGYELQVVQMTVMPSFRLSEQEARDIATYLTSLKRNNVNYPPAPFMDDTKLAQRGRELAKRYGCANCHEIAGLENEQRIGTELTKEGSKPLPQLDFGLLEQKAREEKWYNHKGFFERKLENPAIYDTGRERPREDLLRMPNIELTRDEIQALTTLLLGSVETQIPVEFRAKQEGPARAIQEGWWVVKKYNCMGCHVFMPGQQTALSQLPRFQDAAMKAQLPPSLIQQGARVNPNWLLHFLNNPALDPKNLDRNGVRSYLQVRMPTFYFSPNELQTLVNFFEALASQPQPYIAKKLDPLTPEEQNLARALFTSKAAPCLKCHMTGNPAHDRLATAPNFLLAAERLKPDWTARWLIDPQAIAPGTAMPSGLFKRDGQRWVFAGPIPEAFKNYTKDHVQLLVRYMFQLTPQEQARLLASSPMASASSASPGRPPARRERVLRAAISH, from the coding sequence ATGGAAGAACGAGAAAATCTGCCATCCACCGCTGACGATACGCCACCCGATGACCCGATTGCCGATAAATCGCTGAGCGGCCCGACGCTGCTTTTTTCCACGCTGCTGATTCTCTCGTTGATCTGGGCGCTCTGGGACGAATTGGAAGGGCAGCGTCCATGGAAGGACTATCAACGCGACTTTGTGCGGCTCTATGCGAATCACCTGAAGAAATTGGAACGCGAGCAACGCGCTGAAGAAAAGCGGGTGACCGAATCAGCCGAGTATCAACAGATCGTGCAAGAGCTGGAAGTGGCCGAGCGGGAGGTAGCCTCGCGTGTCAAGGAGATTGATCAACGCGTAGCGTTCATTAACAAGCAGATCGAAATTGTCTCCCGCCCATTTCAAGATAAACGCTCGCGCATTGCGGCCATCACGTATGACCTGGAACACGCCAGCAGCGAGAAGAAGAAACAGTCATATCGGAACGAGATTCAAGAAGTGAAGAACGAGGCGGTCGAAGTGGAGCTGCTTGATGAAGCGAATCCCAAGGCGGTAAAACCGCAAAAGCTGAACTTCGACCAACTGCAAGCCTTGTTTAACCAACTGAAGGACGAAAAAGCGAAGCTCCTGAGTGAACGAGTGCAGTTGACAGAGAAGGTTACTGAACTGAGCAAGAAGCGAGAGAATTACCTGAAAGAGAACCTGATTGGGTTAACGCCGGCGCAAATCAGGGGACTTCAGGAAAAGCTCAAACAATTTCCTATTGAGATCAAGCAAATCAACATTGAAAAGATCGGGCTGGTAGACCGTTGTGAATCGTGTCACCTGGGCACACGCGAGCCTGTTATTTTGACGGCTGCCAACATGGGTCGGCGCCGCGAATTCATCAGCCATCCCAACCGCGAATTGCTCACGATTCATGACCCGGAAAGATTCGGATGTACCACCTGCCATAACGGAAACGGCCGTGCTACCAAGAGCATTGAATATGCCCACGGCACTAACAAGCATTGGCCCTGGCCGCTCTTCCCGAAAGGGAACTACGAAGCTGGATGTGTTCAATGCCACCAAAATGATCGTGTGTTGGACCACGCGCCGATCCTCACCAAAGGACGCGACCTCTACCAAAACAAAGGGTGCGTCGGCTGCCATCGCTATGAAGGATTTGACAAAGAAACAGATTACTTGATTGCCGCGCGGCAAGAAATGATCAAAATTGAAACGACCCAGAAAGCCAATCTGCTGGAAATTGCCCGCCTCACGCGCGAGGCTGACCGCGCGCGCTCCAACGAAGAGGCTCAACAGCTCAACGCGCAAGCTGAGCGACTCAGGGTGAAAAATAGCGAACTGGATGCCCGAATTGACGCGCTCAATCAGAAGGCCAAGTACCTCATGTTGGACCGCAAGATGGTCGGTCCGAATCTGAAAGAAGCCAAGCTTAAACTGCGCAAGGAATGGATTCCTGTTTGGCTCAAAGACCCGCAGGCGTTCCGTCCCGGCACGAAGATGCCGCGCTTTCGGCTGACCGACGATGAAGTCCAGGCGCTCTCGGCATTCATCTGGCAAAGCGCTTACTCAAGCCCGACGCTGCCTCCACAAAAACCAGGAGACCCGGTCAGAGGCAAAGAGGCGTTTGAGTCGCGTGGCTGCCTTGCGTGCCACTCCATCGGTGAAGGCGCCGGGCGCATAGGTGGTGACTTTGCCGCGAACTTATCGCGTTTGGGCGAGAAAACGAATCTGGACTACATCGTCCGCTGGGTGCATAACCCACGCCAGCGTTCGCGACCCTATTGCCCCAAAGAGAAACGTGACCTCGGCCCAGAAGACTACGCCAAACACAATCTGCCATTCGTGTTCGACCAGGATCACTCGACGTGTCCCAATGATGGCTATGAATTGCAAGTCGTTCAGATGACGGTCATGCCCAGTTTCCGCCTGTCCGAACAGGAAGCGCGTGACATTGCCACATACCTGACGAGCCTCAAACGCAATAATGTGAACTATCCACCTGCGCCATTCATGGATGACACCAAGCTGGCTCAGAGAGGCCGGGAACTGGCCAAACGCTATGGCTGTGCCAATTGCCATGAAATCGCCGGCCTGGAAAACGAGCAGCGCATCGGCACGGAGCTGACCAAAGAAGGTTCAAAGCCGCTGCCGCAACTGGATTTTGGTCTACTTGAACAAAAAGCGCGCGAGGAAAAATGGTATAACCACAAAGGCTTCTTCGAGCGCAAACTGGAAAACCCAGCCATCTACGACACAGGCCGTGAACGACCTCGTGAAGACCTGTTGCGCATGCCTAACATCGAACTGACCCGGGATGAGATTCAGGCTCTGACCACGTTGCTGCTGGGCAGCGTGGAAACGCAAATCCCTGTCGAGTTCCGTGCCAAACAGGAGGGGCCAGCGCGAGCCATTCAGGAAGGCTGGTGGGTCGTCAAGAAATATAACTGCATGGGTTGTCACGTGTTCATGCCGGGTCAGCAGACGGCGTTGAGTCAGCTTCCCCGATTTCAAGACGCTGCCATGAAAGCTCAACTGCCGCCCTCGTTGATCCAACAAGGCGCGCGCGTCAATCCAAATTGGTTGTTGCACTTCCTCAACAATCCGGCGCTTGATCCAAAAAACCTGGATCGCAACGGTGTGCGGTCATACCTGCAGGTTAGAATGCCAACGTTTTATTTCTCGCCGAACGAGCTGCAAACGTTAGTCAATTTCTTTGAAGCGTTGGCATCGCAACCGCAGCCGTATATCGCCAAGAAACTTGATCCGTTGACGCCGGAAGAACAGAATCTGGCGCGAGCACTGTTTACATCGAAGGCGGCGCCCTGTTTGAAATGTCACATGACCGGCAATCCTGCTCACGACCGGCTGGCCACGGCGCCGAATTTCTTGCTCGCGGCCGAGCGGTTGAAACCCGATTGGACAGCGCGCTGGCTGATTGACCCGCAAGCAATTGCTCCGGGCACGGCCATGCCATCGGGTTTGTTCAAGCGCGACGGTCAGCGATGGGTCTTTGCCGGACCAATCCCTGAGGCGTTCAAGAACTACACCAAAGATCACGTGCAATTGCTCGTGCGGTATATGTTCCAACTGACGCCACAAGAACAAGCTCGATTGTTGGCAAGCTCGCCGATGGCATCGGCATCGAGCGCGAGCCCGGGCCGACCACCTGCCCGACGCGAACGCGTGCTGCGGGCAGCAATCAGTCATTAG